The following is a genomic window from Bactrocera tryoni isolate S06 chromosome 2, CSIRO_BtryS06_freeze2, whole genome shotgun sequence.
TACACATATGCCCGCAGAGAAGTATATAATTTTGGAAAGTATGGATCCAGTAGCATTATGTTATCTCAAGCTTCATTTGTTAAATAACATGCCAGAATTGCTAGCGAATCGTGATGAAGTTGATGCCAGCGAAAGACGACAAAGTCTTATGGTAAACATTTATTCTAAATACCTCtctgaaattatttatacatacatatttcgacTTTCAGCAACTTCAATGTGAATTAACGCAATGCACAAATGCGCTTCTGCAAGCGTCCGCGCATGATGAGAGCATGACAAGCAATGATAGCGGCGCAGCTGCATATTCGATGGAGCTGCAGCAGTTGAAAAACATCTATTCTAAACTGCGTCAGGATTTTCACAAACTATACAGCTGATAGTGAGCACAGCAAAGTAACTGTTACCTATTCCATCTCGTGTTCTGATTATAGTTTTTGTAGTAAGCTACATACCttcctaaataaaaataaaaataataataattaagcaGACAGCTACTGCTATAAAATTCTAATTATTATGtaagtttttgtaaattttttacatttttattcagCAGTTATTATGTTAGCATAAACATGTGGTTTTAAGAGTATGcatgtaaattataaatataattataattttcgctGCGAAAACAATCGAAAGTGAGtgttaattttgtaatttgatttgTTTATGTAGATTTAAGGGGTATGTCTGTCAAATTGTACTTGCTTATAGTTAAGGGGTATGCCTGACATTCCTAcgagtaaaatgaaatgaaatatttcttaattctttttttgtatgcacacattttatttttgaattattttaactACTTTTTTCACTACTAAATTTAAGCCTGTTTTCTATCATGTTTTTTGggttttgaatttttgctgtTCACTACTTGTATACACATAAACTAACagtttattaaagttattatgGTTTTTTTGCCATTTATAAAGCTCAATTTAATATTCCTACTAAAGTAACATACGCACTTACTgttatgtaattttatattcGGCTATTGCTTACTTCAGATTTCTAACCTCAATGATTGGTGTCTTTTAATTTCATGGTACTTGCTTTCCCATGTTTGGATAATACTGCATTTGAGcaattctaaattttatttgtatatattttcgtattattaaataaatacacacatatagtatatgcaagTATTGAGTGTGAAATTTACATTTGAAGCTGTACTGAAATATTAATTAGGACGGGCTGACTTGAGTTCCCTATTAATTAATAAAGGGCAGGTTTTAGGTATACATTTTCATGTTTGTTTGAGAATTGTTTCCACTTTAAGCTATACAGTTGGCAGTTTTCAAATCtttttgacttttattttatttagaattctATTATAACCTTAAAAAGTGTCAAAGACAAGAATTActagaatattatttttctatgaaGAAGATTTCTTAGACAACAGCCGAATTTTTAACGCATTCCAACTACAACAAAGCAATTTTTAGCACAATTCTAAGAGTCTGCAAGTTGAAACTAGTCTTAacctataaaatttaaattgcttaCTGTGCACTATaactaataatatattatatgtttggAAGACagaaaataaatagatttttaagtttaataaactagAACTTTCCAAGTGCTTAAAACTAATACTTTTGAGTGAATTTTTTAATGGTTTCTAAATATTTCTCTATATTTAGCATATCTTGCTCTAGGatagtatatactattttatttttttacttataagtatacatatatttttttagccaGGCTTAAGCCCTTTTTTTCTGGCTGTATACAACAATTTAGTTAATACTTTCGGTAGATAATACACATTTTAATTagtgttaaatttatttttctaaaaaagcgATACATAAGTTGAAGGTACACGTGTGATTAGTGTAAGGCATATAGTTAGTTGATTGAATAGTTAATTGGCAAATGAGTTATTAAATGAGAAGATTGAAATGTGCCGGAGAATTTGTGATTTTTGAGTCACGTCGTTAGTGTGAATTTCATATGCTTAGACATATAGACAAGTATAGCCAGATTGATATATTCAAAAACAGAAGTGATATACCTCTTTAAATATCATGCCATGATACTCGAAGTGCAGCCAGATCGATCTATTCTAAATCAAAAGTGATATAACTCTTGAAGTATCATTCCATGATACCTGACGTTTTAGTATGGCTACGAACTTTTAAAGGTTTTTGTGAGAAGATTTTGTTCTTTATATCAGAGAGAAGCAGTAAAGTTcgttttgctttaatttaaaaGCGAAAAAGTGGGGTTAACCAAGGAAGGATAGAATATggtaataaaatacaataaaaaaaaacaaaagcaactgtcaaaaaaccaaataaatgtattttaataaagtaCGAGCTTACCTActaatcaaagaaaaataaaaaaaggcgaATATAGAATACTTCTTAAAAATAACACATatattttcgcttaaaatttgaaaacaaaattgttaaaaaaaggaTATTAGACAAAAAGTCACTCGCACATAATAATCGTAAAAAAATTCATAcacctaaatacatacatataccatatacatttacgtatacaaatttaaaaataaaatgtataattaaaattaaaatcagtattttaatgttattgaaCTATTTTTCGTTgacataattaaatatatatgtacaatatgtatgtacttgtgaCATATGTGTAGTCTTCTTCCATTTATTGCATCTGAGCCTGAGTCACACCAATTGCTAAAATCAATTCTaacctttaaaattatttaaaaaaaatcatcttaTATCGATTTTATGCGAAAATAATAAagcacatatctacatatatatacatacgtatgtatatttaaacttaatataattttggaacggaaattaaaaaaaatgtaagcgaAGAATTTGGAGCCTTAACAGTTTTCGGGTTTTGCAGCCGCAACTTCACTTGGATCTTTCTTCTTCATAAAGAGCAGAGGAACCATACCTAAGAGACAACCAATTGTTATGCCAACAATGCGAccctaaaaaaaagaaaaatatgaaaagtaaaaattttgaagcaCTTTGTGACactttaacgatttttcttacCAAATTGGCTGAGTGCCGACTGGATTTCATTTCCATTTGAACTGGCGTCAAGTCGGGTAGGCGGAAGCCCATCATTTCGCAACCACGTTCCACATAGTACGCCGAACCGATGCCGAGTATGTCGCTCACCGTGTTGCCGAGACCAGCGGCGGCCATCGTTGAGATGCACATGAAGGCGCCAAATATGCTTTCGATTGAGTCGCCCTGCATATGAGAGAATTCAGTGGAATAATTATGAAGTGGAGGAAAAATATTGCGTGAGTGAGATCATTTGAGAATATTTTCTGCCACTAAAACATTTATGctcaaaaaatacatacatatattatttccatgcagaaaactattattatttttgtttgacatttGGTAAAGAAAATGATCAAGTAAAACATTTACCGCAACTATCATGACGAAATTGTCCAGAAAGCCAAAAGCGATGAATGGCACCGCGTTCACTATGCAAACTGTAAAGATATGAAAATATGagtgaattttcaaaataaaagaacAACAAATACTCACTTCGCCGCAAATCTGCCATTGTGGGAGGTGGAGCCTTGGCCGCTAAATTAGTGAAATACAGTGAAGTAAAATGCaagaattattaattaaaataaaaaagagtgatataaaactttgaaagattttttcaaaaattttaagaaaacatttcaaatttaactaaaatttttgcaaaaattcaaaCGAAACGTGTGTTAGTGCGCGGCTTATGTGTTATGGTTAGTTTTCTTTGTGATTTTTACCCGCTCTTTGTTTAAGCCAATCCTCAGGAAAGGCGCAATAACGGCCTGTGGGATCAACTTCGCCCAGTCGCGGCACCTGCGAGGGGCGGCCGAAGCGTGTGCGCCATTGTGTTGCTGCAAGTTTGCCTGTATATGGTTCAAGTATGCCAtgccgtgtgtgtgtgtgggtggggGAGAAAcgcgtgcgtgtgtttgttacgttcattttgaagtttaatcaaattatttcatttgtgACGTCGTTATTGTATTGTCAGCCAAGTTGTCATCAACGGCAGCAGGATAAGGCAAATCGATTtagtttttggtgttgttgatGTTGTCGTTATTAAAATAATGATCGTATTGTGattgtgtttgtttgtgcacAAAGGTATCCATTCATAAAAGTTGAAAGggaggaaaaataaaattaattaaaaaaaattgaaataatagaAAGCGTAAAATTGTATTTGTAGAAGGAAAATGTATAAGTTGATGGAAATGTTTGGCTGGTAGACGTTTTCGTATGCTAGAGAAAGATAGTAATacttacaaattataaaataaatatggatATAGCAGGATATATCGTTATAAAAAGAGCATTTAAATGAGGTTAAGTTTTCCCGATATAcggttattttaaaattatatttatataaggaAGTCTGTAGAGGAACTCTCCAAGGGGGGCATCACAAGCGGGTCTGGGGTTGTACTCGGAGAAAACGGAACGGCTTttgttcacaagaaagcacaaaattcctCTATGGAGGTTCCCTTCTATAAATGGTACACAACTTTCTCTCAAGGACCGGACCAAGTACCTTGGGGTAGTCTGAAAAGAAAACTGCTGTGGGGGCACAATGTGGAAGAAAGAGTGAGGAAAGCCAGCACACCCTGGTGGCTCTCTACCTCGctcatgcactggtgctacATAACTACTGTTTGGccaattctgctctacggtAGTAGTATGATGGACAGGCGTATGGAAATCAACCTAATGGAAGCCAAAGGAAAGGGTTCAGAGGCTCGCTGCACTGTGCATAATGAGAGCTTTAAGACCAAATCCAACGAcagctcttgaactggtactaaacctaCCACCTATAGACCTATTCCCTGAAAGCTGCTCAGCAAAATTGGCGGGTCGACTACTGGCTGCAGTAGAATTTACTTATAGgaccttcgggcatagctcgaaatttcgggattctgTAATATTAATCTCCCGATCCTGAGTGTATtcctttgtttttattaatccCGAAATATCGGTACTCTGTAATATTAATCTTGGGAATCGATTGCCTTTCTCACatggaaatatatgttttggGATCTCGAAAGTTTACTCTCttcgcaataaaaaatttcgggattctaAAATATTAGTTTCTTGATGCCGAAAGGTAATACTTCTTGCAACGAAATTGAAACGTTCGTATGTAGTTGAGAACGATTATTATTAAAGCTTAAGGTTACTTTTCAATCGGGATTCTAAAATGTTCGTCACGGGATCCCGAGAGTATTACTATctttgcataaaaaatgtagAATACTTATTTGTAACATTTTAATAAGCTATTCTCAATCCCGAATTTTCGGGattcgaaaatattaatttcgggatcccgaaaatattAACTTTCTTACAACGAAATCGAAATGTAGTTGAGGACGATTAATattaaagcttaaaattaattttttaatcggGATCCTAAAATGTTTGACACGGGATTCCGAGAGTATTACCCTCCTCTATCTTGCATAAAAAATGCAGAATGCTTATTTGTAACATTTTAATAAGCTCTTCCAAATCCCGAATTTTCGGgattctaaaatattattttcgagataaatgaaaagaaatatgCTCACCGAACTGTGAATTGCACTTGAAGCATGCGGCTAAACTGATAAAGTAAACAAAAGGAAGAGAAATGGATAAACAAGTACTAAAGctgcaaagtaaaaaaaatccgAATCAGCGCATAACAGCGGCAAAACGACACTTTCAAGCGCTACTAAAATTATTATGAACTTAATCAGTGCGGACAATACGCGCATAGTCTGCTGCCTCAGCAACAAATTGCACAGCTGTCAGCTGGAggaaaatttgcatttgaatCGCTGAAATGATGTAGTCGAGCATTTTAtgaatcatatatgtatgtatatgtgtataagtacatatgtctttatctatgtgtataaatatgtatttatctaCGTGTTTTATGTGCAAAACATGCAAAAAAGCTAATTACTGGAATGTcgcgtatacgccatggtgtCACTTCTTGGTTTTTGCGCCAATTTTGTCGGGCTAATTTTTGAAGCTCAAAAGTATTAAGCACTTAGCagcaatatacattttttgcatCCACTCCAActgaaaatttcactttaaacaTTAATTTCAACGCCAAGTGGCGTGTACTTGCCCATGACCCCAGCccgcataaataaatatttatttgtgtatagCATTcgttataaataaacaaagcgACAGTTGTGGCAATTAATTGTTGTGAACAGCACGAAATAATTAATGACGGGTTGGCggcttaaataattaataataatgtggTGGCAAAGGCGCCAAGGGTTGGCGTCCAGAACGGACATAAGGTCGGTCGGACAATGAGAAGTGATAAAGATAACGGTTTTGGGCATGGgtagaataataaaatttggctgTTGGATGTTATCTCTGCAAAGAATTGAATATGACAATTTAATTTGAGGCTTACATAAATATGAAAGCaggaatatgaaataaattttaaatgttaagaaaagtattaaatgtgaaaaagaTTGAATTTTTGATGTAGAAGGTAGATATGCGCTGAGTTTaatagtaaatgaaaaaaaattagaacttTGGATTTTCGTTGGCCttcatatacacatgtatgtacatatattatattttaattagaaGTGCCACCTAATTAAATGTAACCCGGCCTGGACTGCATCGCGAACAAGCcgaattgttaaaattttttccccaattttttgaagatttgtaataaaatttgtgaaaatatactttttgtcattccgggtcaattttgatcagatggtatatcgcttttcataaattttttttatatgaaaaaactcTCTTTTTGAAGTTTAGGAAAATCCTTTTTATGCGCTAATAAGGCTGTTAAGCTGTTCAGATCTGCATTGTGACCAAAAAGTACCccgaaattgtaaatatattaaaacacctaatatttaattaatcatCACAGTTTAGTATATTGTCACTTTCCAAGTAATCCCCACCATATGTAATACCCTTAtgacaacgatttttccagtactcgaaaaaatttttataagcactttttgggataacttcagcgaattttgttttatctccgATCGTCTGACAACGGGTTCCATTCGGATGATTGCAGACTTATTTGCatttcaaactcataaatccatgtctcaccggcagttataatgctctccgtGAATGTGGGATCGGTATACCTACGATCAagtatgtccaaagagacctgtttacggtactctttttgaaaaaaattcagctttattcgGATGAGTCGAGTAAGatcgcgtttcatacccaaaatcattcgaacggactcgtgagagatgtcgagctctcttcccatctctctaacacttgcctgacgattttcaagcaccatcttcactttattaatattttcatcagttgaagaggtcgaaggtcgtccagaacgaggcatgtcttcaacgatctctcgactgcATTTGAAGGCTTTTTACCACTCGTAGACCTTTCCCAACATTTGAAGGCTTTTTACCACTCGTAGGCCTTtcccaacattcgcaacgattccgcacacgaaattttagttttttataaattcgtcCTTGGAATGTGATAAAGAGGCACGGTgaaggaaaataaaagtttaagcGCAACTAAAATTAGAGTCATGTTTTCTGGAACAAAATTAAGTTCATAAGCTCTCAACGTCCTTTGGGCTTTTGATCTTCTCAGCATCATTGACCCATTCGTTTTATCCTACAATGAACCTACTACCACCATcgatgaaatgaaatttttacgaaaaatacgaaaacacCCACATATCCTTCGCTTCTCCTGCGCTCCATCGCCCCAACGTCATTTCCCATTTGCGTGGTTGGATAATTTCAACGCCGATTAACCGCCAGCTGCAGTGTCATGTTATTTCGTGACCCGCATCGACTTTGGTGACACTTAACGCGCTAAACTGTAAACTAGCAAAGCGCATATTTGGCTCGAAGTGCGTGCACTAAACGGACGAAGTCAAAAGGACTCATAATTTGTTGCCACCACCTCATAATTGCACATGAAAACATTCAATTAAACGCGATTTTAGCGCCGTGCGCTGACTTTAGAAGTGAAATGTGCTGCAATGTGGCGTGGCACAATGGCGTGCGCTGGGAAAATGGCGGCGAAGTGGCAGAGCTATGCTGAGTCAGCACAAATGTAATTAACTGCCAGCGCAATGTGagaatgaaatggaaaaaagaAGCATTTCACACATGACAAGTTGGGGCTTATGAAGCAGCGGAAAATAGCTAATATGTGTGCTTTTCTTTATTGTTGCTCGCACATTAGTTGTGCAGAGCATGCACATGACAGCCGGTGGAAAGATTATGAAGTCGAGAGTTGATAAATAGAATATGAAATGTATttacaaagcaaaatattttagactTTAAGTAGATAAAAAAATGCTCTCAGGGCTCTTTAAAAATGAGGAAGTTAATAGTCAGTAAGTTATGTGTGGACTACACCAGAATAAATACTTTTCAGTCTACCTTTCTCAAGCCAAAAGTCAAGCCTCCATCATTCTTTCACAGAAAAAGCTTTTTGACACGTGATTGTCTTAGCTGTCTCATTTAATGTTCTAATTCACAGAAGCAGAAAACGGACCACCCTATTATGCCTACTTCCTGTGTACATTCACTGGTTGTGAGCAGTCGACACATTATGAATGCAGGCAGGCCTCTCGACTTGGCACATATTATTTCTTTATGCGAATATAAAAAGCCTGCAGCATAGACACGCTTGAGTGCACTGGCACTTTTAACAAGGTCAATGAGTTCAATGTACACAAATTAAACTAAAGTGaaatgtgtgtgtttaattTAGAGAATTTAAGATTTGTtcaacttaaatatttactttccctttaatatttgtattttcttgCTCATATTTAATTTGCTGAAGGTAATAACTAATTCACTATTACCCGATGTTCAGTATTATTAACTCCAGCCAACATATGGcgaaaaatgttgcctacatttagggttATTTTAGCCAAGTAACACACCTTACGATCATTATGATTGGCATCAGATCAAATACTCGTATAACCCAGATTGATAAAaactaacacaattttttaagtatttctatacaaatttttattgttgcctAAAAAATAGGTTCCTGAGCTAATGCCAACGCTTTAATTAGAGACATCAACGGCTCGCATAGGATGAGCCGGTGGGTAGTACTACGATTTTGGCTGACAACACGTGTTTTCGTTATTCAGCTAATAGCATGAGTTGGCATGCTTCAGATCGTTGGATTACCTGAACTTTTATTCCCACCAGTAACTGCACTTTGGCATATGCACGTTTGGCCCTGGAGCTAAGCACTGtcctttttcaactttttcgatCTTATCGTCATTAACGGATGCTCTTTTATACAACTTAAAGGAACATCTGCCCATACCTTAGTACCTGCTGCTAATGTCATACTAGCATAATCGGACGTTTTACCACAGCTGTCGGGATACTTATGCGAATCTGAGGGCCATACTAGCTGGTGTACCTAAAGGACAGCGTTCTTACGTCTGTGCTCTACATTCTTTACAAAGCTGAGCTCCCAGTAATTAACTATGGCTAGATAATGACGACAACCTATGCGCATGACAGTGCATTGCTGGCGGAGAGTAGTAATTATTCTGCCGCTTTAAGGAAAATGCAAACGCAATTGCCTGCTCTAGAACCATAGCTCACCAAATGGAACATACTGAAAACCCCATACAACtggtacacatatgtatatcctcaGGTTCGAAATATGACCAAAAATGGCCTTAATATGGTCAGTTGCTAAACAAGCGCAGCGCAAAATATTTGCGGATTAAAGACCACGTGAAAATCAAGAAGACTTAAGCAGGTTAAAGTTTGTGCAGCTGTGCTGCCGCTTACAATAGttgctcgatgcgatggtgcccTATCAtcatgtaaaatccatgaattgttcgtTCCacttccggccgttttcgactgATGTTCTCAAGTTTATGATGGACCAAACCACGGACATCGAAAATTGTTTAAGCTCGTTTTTTCCATCCATTCTAATGATTGCTGATcttatcggcagttataatgctctctatGAATGTAGGATCGGAactcgcacgatcaagcatgcccaaagagacaaaaattcagctttatcgggacgagtcgagcaataacgcattttatacacaaaatatccatcaaaatcattgGAACGGACTCACGAGTCCGGACTCTAacactttactttttttttatttttatcagttgaagaggtatgccttcaacgatctctcgaccgtctttgaaggctttgtaccacccATAGGtatgtgtttttttataaaactgaatcatcgtAACCTTTTTTAAACATTCgcgcacgaaatttggttagaaataaaaaaattgagataagaagatccgacatttattgctcaatggatatgtaagcaaacgaaattgtcgcatttggaacgaagagcaacctgaagagattcaagagctgccatttcatctagaaaaaaaaacggtttggtgtggtttgtgggccggcggagtcatcggttcatatttcttcaaaaatcatgCCGGccgataaccgactatttcaaCAAGAAGGCGCCACTTACCACacttcgcatcaatcaatagatttttggccggtcgattggccaccaagatcatgtggtatcacaccgttagactttttcctgtagggatatgtgaagtctaaagtctgtggagacaatcccgcttcgaaaCATCAAACAGCAAAATATCACACGTGTTATTCGCCAATACTTAAACAAGTCATCGAAATTTGGACTCAAAgggtggaccatctgagacatagccttGGCCACcacttgaaagagataatttctaaaaataaatgccatagaatgttctttcgaatgataataagcaatctccaataaattggaaatttctgtgttttttctttaaaaaagtagggagcaACGAATTGGATCACCCTTCATTTAGTAGACAAAAATTTTCTCCAACGAATATTTTGTATACGAGTTTTCCTCCGGCATAGAacatatttattacattaaaGTATAATGTCGTTCCCAAATTTCTACTACAATTACAGATAATTAGTATCTCGCTGAATCTATCATCCGTTCCACAAGTCCATTCGTAGTATTGAACTTCACAAACGTGTAATCCtgcgcaaatatttattattgacaAGTTAATGCCAAACGATAGACAAAGTACTTCAAATACTCGCAACCTCTGTAtctagtagtagtagtagtctAAATGGAATACtcaagaaaagttaaaaaagcgcTGACATATAAACATTGAAATATAAATCCAGCTGCTACTCAAACTACAGCGAAATAAAAGAGATGCCATTGACTGAATGGTGGAAGAATTATTGAGAGCAAAAACAATATGAGAACAAAGCGATACGCAAAGCGAAATAAAATATCTCAAAGAGTAAAGGGAAAAGAAGTTCACGCATCAACAAGGTTTCAATTACTTGCAAGACAAGAATAAAAATAC
Proteins encoded in this region:
- the LOC120768094 gene encoding uncharacterized protein LOC120768094 isoform X1, with protein sequence MQADKYQLVRYARTCVRLFQPQQIHTNKQQTRLLTQLGNQRNQLNLVGGTTLANTIVNNNFTASATSIAGIFLQQRYQHAHLRRLQSNTHNRHSNFRQPHTNICTQAITPLRGKYPTDTAHEPLCSERARELVYNLKDSEREAIKNALAKYDSDRQRAGYEGKLAATQWRTRFGRPSQVPRLGEVDPTGRYCAFPEDWLKQRAAAKAPPPTMADLRRICIVNAVPFIAFGFLDNFVMIVAGDSIESIFGAFMCISTMAAAGLGNTVSDILGIGSAYYVERGCEMMGFRLPDLTPVQMEMKSSRHSANLGRIVGITIGCLLGMVPLLFMKKKDPSEVAAAKPENC